The following coding sequences lie in one Heteronotia binoei isolate CCM8104 ecotype False Entrance Well chromosome 6, APGP_CSIRO_Hbin_v1, whole genome shotgun sequence genomic window:
- the RAP2B gene encoding ras-related protein Rap-2b, translating into MREYKVVVLGSGGVGKSALTVQFVTGSFIEKYDPTIEDFYRKEIEVDSSPSVLEILDTAGTEQFASMRDLYIKNGQGFILVYSLVNQQSFQDIKPMRDQIIRVKRYEKVPMILVGNKVDLEGEREVSFGEGKALAEEWSCPFMETSAKNKASVDELFAEIVRQMNYASQPNGDDQCCSSCVIL; encoded by the coding sequence ATGCGAGAATACAAAGTCGTCGTGCTGGGCTCGGGCGGGGTGGGCAAGTCGGCGCTCACCGTCCAGTTCGTGACGGGCTCCTTCATCGAGAAGTACGACCCCACCATCGAGGACTTCTACCGCAAGGAGATCGAGGTGGACTCCTCGCCTTCGGTGCTGGAGATCCTGGACACGGCCGGCACCGAGCAGTTCGCCTCCATGCGGGACTTGTACATCAAGAACGGGCAAGGCTTCATCCTGGTCTACAGCCTGGTCAACCAGCAGAGCTTCCAGGACATCAAGCCCATGCGGGACCAGATCATCCGGGTCAAGAGGTACGAGAAGGTGCCCATGATCCTGGTGGGCAACAAGGTGGACCTGGAGGGCGAGCGGGAGGTCTCCTTCGGGGAAGGCAAAGCGCTGGCCGAGGAGTGGAGCTGCCCCTTCATGGAAACTTCGGCCAAAAACAAAGCCTCGGTGGATGAACTCTTTGCCGAGATCGTCCGGCAGATGAACTACGCTTCCCAGCCCAACGGGGACGATCAGTGCTGCTCTTCTTGTGTCATTctctga